The Dendropsophus ebraccatus isolate aDenEbr1 chromosome 3, aDenEbr1.pat, whole genome shotgun sequence genome includes a region encoding these proteins:
- the LOC138787062 gene encoding B-cell receptor CD22-like: MSAAINFFIVLLLGNAAMVNSEPNVPTLRLEPENPAYIAGESLSLRCMADMPRSITGYSFFKDAIPIANNSASNTLTIASLFITDAGVYFCSYYRQAEGIMPQSPYINLRVIEPLPAPTLSVEPQKNVFVVNQSVVIRCNVLAGQSATGIALFLNQSILYEADNFGVLTLANAQKRNSGVYSCNYRNDVLGRSVESHPSNQETLAVIDLPPTPILRYTNNVHNQSGQVEIVCEIPNPSSLIHGYHLYRNGGEIITSRQANRFVINYTLEFDGCYSCRSFVDILGEEILSPKSTEVFLTLNERNRRSCQEQDSPGAIGLSKQGVKLYGSVLIGKLLVVICILLYFGIYLLVTHIRNKNSETEDLSFHQ, translated from the exons TGCTTTTACTTGGGAATGCAGCTATGGTGAACTCAG AACCCAATGTACCTACTCTTCGTCTGGAACCTGAGAACCCAGCGTACATTGCCGGAGAATCTTTATCACTGAGATGTATGGCTGACATGCCAAGAAGTATCACTGGTTACAGCTTCTTCAAAGATGCAATACCGATAGCTAACAATTCTGCCTCAAATACTCTAACCATAGCATCTCTTTTTATAACGGACGCCGGAGTGTATTTCTGCTCCTACTACAGACAGGCTGAGGGCATAATGCCACAGAGCCCATACATAAACCTAAGAGTTATTG AACCTCTACCTGCTCCAACCTTATCGGTTGAACCCCAGAAAAATGTCTTTGTTGTAAATCAATCGGTGGTTATACGTTGTAACGTACTGGCAGGACAAAGTGCTACCGGAATCGCCCTGTTTCTAAACCAAAGTATACTCTACGAGGCGGATAATTTTGGAGTTTTAACTCTGGCTAATGCGCAAAAGAGAAATAGTGGAGTCTATAGTTGTAACTATAGGAATGATGTATTGGGGCGTTCAGTGGAATCTCATCCTAGCAATCAGGAGACTTTGGCTGTGATAG ACCTACCTCCAACTCCAATTTTAAGGTATACAAATAATGTTCATAACCAAAGCGGACAAGTAGAGATTGTGTGCGAGATACCAAATCCATCGTCCCTAATCCATGGATATCATTTGTATCGGAACGGAGGGGAAATTATCACAAGTAGACAAGCAAATCGGTTCGTCATTAACTACACTCTGGAATTTGATGGATGCTATTCCTGCCGAAGCTTTGTGGATATACTGGGAGAGGAAATCCTATCACCTAAGAGCACTGAAGTTTTCTTGACTTTAAATG AAAGAAACAGAAGAAGCTGTCAGGAGCAAGATTCTCCAGGTGCCATTGGCCTCTCAAAACAAG GTGTCAAGTTATATGGAAGTGTACTCATTGGTAAACTCcttgtggtgatttgtatactgCTGTATTTTGGGATCTACCTACTTGTAACTCACATACG AAACAAGAATTCTGAGACAGAGGATTTGTCATTTCaccaataa
- the LOC138787063 gene encoding carcinoembryonic antigen-related cell adhesion molecule 5-like has translation MIMTKMIRFGLFLLVQIVLISGVPYLQTIQNLSIYVAGDDITLVCCSQFPLIHLIFQFYKEDSVIHSIEQDKNCASYMFKIATQQESGPYKCAYKALENGTYVQSNMSDPITFQFADTPLPPSIMLVPSFSVYTTKESMDLTCVPPEGTAAKGVQIYREEKKIHEEDSLNQKYEISMQGKDAPGKYHCKYWVEKNGRRIGSTPSEQVIVKVTNVPQAPDLALKSEHSVYIEEEAFTLTCSFPQSLTVKEVWFYRNGELLPMTNIQLSNTCAMVTLNATATAKFTCQYVAEISGRSIASDSSNEITIITTEQPLVPSITLEPLQPVYITGEVVSAICSVPDNLKGDLKSVKFYRSGQNIDTQKSCKSKCIYQVPNPTKQLSGEYTCEYLMSKYGRELSAHSKSVQVTFIDIPQAPSITLIPKQPVYLKGETIDVTCSLPEGSKAISIQYFKEDQEIHKPKTSKTMSTFELRNLSLESTGHYTCQYWRSYSGRNISSYRSSPHSITVEEIPQSPSIDLSPMMPVYTSGESISIKCLPPTGTELVHIRYFKDGTELHKSLENVYSIPTLSQEMKGSYSCGYMCIRHGRQLLSKMSHSISISVVDIPQAPSIILTPKQSVYFKGENVSLTCSIPEVSTAISILYFKDSQEIHKSEAIKTTSSYQISNLSLGNTGQYKCQYWLTTSGRNISSSVSLSTPITVEEPPVPPVLKLTPDLDVYVVGQSLVITCSGFVNARHYIYKDSHLLKSDFSHQIESLQLDHNGNYACTYSYSNKGRQVESSRSQTVNIYVTDPFPAPTLTLGGPVVKVENGFKLTLNCSAPDDDLLRTFYYFSTTEENDVTNLTDFSALFESDVGPISHISYICEYDQELRGRKIRSKRSQTLSIQLMEASVMTPPVIAGIIGAVSLILCLTLALWFYMKSKKYNRHNRFRLSWYWKENPSPKKPHSPHPLKSMKNIEETNQEVLDLSGEDHYKTVSRNPSCLSVAIQKETDALDKAMNFSTFHREALSDGESAWNSSTL, from the exons ATGATAATGACCAAGATGATAAGATTTG gGCTGTTCCTTCTAGTACAAATCGTCTTAATATCAG GTGTTCCTTATCTCCAGACAATCCAAAACCTGTCCATTTATGTGGCAGGCGATGATATAACCCTTGTATGCTGCTCACAGTTTCCTTTGATCCACCTAATATTTCAGTTTTATAAAGAAGATTCGGTAATTCACTCCATAGAACAAGACAAAAACTGTGCTAGCTATATGTTTAAAATAGCAACACAGCAAGAGAGTGGCCCATACAAGTGTGCATACAAAGCACTAGAAAATGGAACTTATGTGCAATCCAATATGAGCGATCCAATCACTTTCCAATTTGCAG ACACACCATTGCCTCCCTCCATTATGCTGGTACCTTCCTTCTCTGTATACACTACTAAGGAATCTATGGATCTGACATGTGTACCTCCTGAGGGCACAGCAGCAAAAGGAGTCCAGATTTACAGAGAGGAAAAGAAAATCCATGAAGAAGACTCACTAAACCAAAAATATGAGATTTCTATGCAGGGCAAAGATGCTCCAGGCAAATATCATTGTAAATATTGGGTAGAAAAGAATGGACGGAGAATTGGCTCAACTCCCAGTGAGCAAGTAATAGTCAAAGTAACAA ATGTACCACAGGCTCCTGACTTGGCTTTGAAGTCAGAACACTCGGTGTACATCGAGGAGGAAGCTTTCACCCTTACATGCTCCTTTCCCCAGAGTTTGACGGTTAAAGAGGTTTGGTTTTACAGAAATGGAGAACTGCTTCCTATGACAAATATCCAACTAAGTAACACATGTGCTATGGTTACACTGAATGCTACTgcaactgcaaaatttacctgcCAGTACGTAGCAGAAATAAGTGGTAGATCCATTGCTTCAGATTCCAGCAATGAAATTACAATCATCACAACAG AACAACCTCTGGTTCCATCAATTACACTAGAGCCCCTCCAGCCAGTCTATATCACAGGGGAGGTGGTCTCTGCCATATGCTCTGTTCCTGATAACCTTAAAGGTGATCTGAAATCTGTCAAGTTTTACAGATCTGGACAAAATATAGACACACAAAAATCATGTAAAAGTAAATGTATTTATCAAGTACCTAACCCTACTAAACAGCTCAGTGGAGAATATACTTGTGAATACTTGATGTCAAAATACGGGAGAGAATTATCAGCCCATTCAAAGAGTGTGCAAGTAACTTTTATAG ATATCCCCCAGGCACCATCTattactcttataccaaagcaaccTGTTTATCTAAAAGGGGAAACTATAGATGTCACATGTTCTCTTCCTGAGGGGTCTAAAGCCATCAGCATTCAGTACTTCAAGGAGGACCAAGAAATCCACAAACCAAAGACATCCAAGACAATGTCTACATTTGAACTGCGTAATTTATCTCTGGAGAGTACAGGACACTACACGTGCCAGTACTGGCGTAGTTATTCTGGAAGAAATATTTCTTCTTACAGAAGTTCACCTCATTCTATAACTGTTGAAG aaatCCCCCAGTCCCCATCCATTGATCTGAGTCCCATGATGCCTGTGTATACAAGTGGAGAGTCTATTTCTATCAAATGTTTGCCACCTACTGGCACTGAGCTGGTTCACATTCGATATTTTAAAGATGGCACGGAACTTCATAAATCTTTGGAGAATGTATATTCCATACCTACTTTATCCCAAGAAATGAAAGGAAGCTATTCgtgtggctatatgtgtataCGCCATGGAAGACAATTATTGTCTAAAATGAGTCATTCTATCTCCATCTCAGTAGTTG ATATCCCCCAGGCTCCGTCCATTATTCTGACCCCTAAGCAATCAGTTTATTTTAAGGGGGAAAATGTCAGCCTCACATGTTCTATTCCTGAAGTCTCTACAGCCATCTCCATACTATACTTCAAAGACAGCCAAGAAATTCATAAATCTGAGGCAATCAAGACAACGTCCTCGTACCAAATATCAAATTTATCTCTGGGGAATACAGGGCAATATAAGTGTCAGTACTGGCTTACTACTTCAGGGAGAAACATTTCTTCCAGTGTAAGTCTCTCTACTCCCATCACTGTAGAGG AACCCCCAGTACCTCCTGTTCTTAAGCTGACTCCAGATCTGGACGTTTACGTAGTAGGACAAAGCCTTGTTATAACATGCAGTGGCTTTGTTAATGcaagacattatatatataaagacaGCCACCTGCTGAAGAGTGATTTCTCTCATCAAATTGAAAGCTTACAGCTCGACCACAATGGAAACTATGCTTGTACATACAGCTATAGTAACAAGGGGCGTCAGGTGGAGTCATCCAGAAGCCAGACTGTTAATATATATGTAACTG ACCCATTTCCAGCTCCGACACTCACACTGGGAGGTCCTGTTGTAAAAGTAGAGAATGGATTCAAGTTAACATTAAACTGTTCTGCCCCGGATGATGATCTGCTCCGAACCTTTTACTATTTTAGTACAACTGAAGAAAATGATGTGACCAACTTGACAGATTTTTCAGCTTTGTTTGAGTCGGACGTAGGACCTATCAGTCATATTTCCTATATCTGTGAATATGACCAGGAACTGAGAGGTAGAAAGATTCGGTCTAAAAGGAGCCAAACACTTTCCATACAACTTATGG AAGCTTCTGTGATGACCCCTCCAGTGATAGCTGGTATTATTGGGGCAGTATCTCTTATTCTCTGCCTGACTCTGGCACTTTGGTTCTATATGAAGAGTAAAAAAT ATAACAGACATAATCGTTTTCGTTTAAG TTGGTACTGGAAAGAAAATCCATCTCCAAAAAAGCCTCATTCCCCACA ccctttaaagtcaatgaaaaacatTGAGGAGACAAACCAAGAAGTATTGGATTTGTCTGGAGAAGATCACTACAAAACAG TTTCAAGAAACCCTTCATGTCTATCAGTCGCCATTCAAAAG